GAGCACGCCACAGGACCAAGTAAGTACGAACCATGATCCCGAGGAGGAGTTGTCTAATTGTGGCCTGTCAAATCCCCAACCCCTGGACGTTGTCCGATCCTGAAGGAGTTGTCCCAGTCCATTGGGGGGTGTCCAGTCCCAGGAGAGTAAAATCCCAGGCACTGGGGTGTGCAAATATCGGGCAAGGTGTTGGTTGCTTCAACTCTTGTGCTGTCCGATCCATGAACCAATAGTAGGGTGTAGAGCCAGGTTTGCAATTCACTGCAGATCATAGAGTGATTTCAATCCCGGGAGGAAGGAGGTGATTGTCAATTCGGACAGTTTTTGTAATGTGGGTAGTGTCTGATGCAGAGTCCTGGCACCATCAATGGTAAACTTGTAAAATAAGTTAAATCAGAGCTTTGCAGCCTGATTAAAATATTTAATATGTTGATCCCTATCCTGGGTGCAGTTGGTTCTGTCCCTACTCTGTTAAACATGGACACAGGAAATTTGGAGACGGTTGAGTTCATGGTTGAGATTTTTAAGTTTTAAGCACTGAACCCATTACAACTCGTCCATTCCAGTATTAAAATCAAGCCCATATTCTCTGggctcagacacggagaatgtttgatcagtaatttccagtctcttttcctttctctctcttacagttaatttactggcgattgtgatcctgtcccggggaaagtgtggactctccacctgcaccactcgctacatggtggccatggcaacagcagatctattggtcattatcactgatgtcataATGTGGCGGataagttattattatttcccagaatcGTTCCTGAACATCACTCCTGTGTGCAGTGTTGTTGCTGCCCTTGGTTATGGTGCCTCCGACTGTTCggtctggttcaccgtcgctttctcctttgatcgatttgtggccattcgttgccagaagctgaaaactaaatattgcaccgagaaaactgcggctgtggttccagcaacaatttgcattctgctctgtttagaaaataTCCCCTTTTGCTTTTCATTTGAACCTGGagcgataatcgacaatgtaccatggggTTGTTATGTAAtgtcaagctattatactgagcccggatgggtgggatttgactggtttgacacagttttaaccccatttcttccattcattttaattctgttgctcaacgctctgacagtcagacacattttagtagcCAGTcgtgtccgtaagggactgaggggtcagagcaagggagtgaATCGCAGTgacacagagatggagagcagaagaaagtctgtgattttactcttcaccatatccggcagcttcatactcctGTGGTTGATGTATGTTATATATTTCTCAATTTGTAATATTACAGGGATAAATCTCGAGGATGACACTCATCCTTTCTATATCTATGGACATATTGGAATGATGCTGCAGctattaagttgctgcacaaacacgtttATATATGGGgtgacacagtccaagttcagggaGCAGGTCAAGAACGCAATGAAATATCCGCTTGAATCtattattcaattaattaaaaagcaAAACAATTGAGAGCAGCCCAGGaacgggtcccagtgtttccagcccATGAATGTTCAGGAGCCGACAGCTTGGTGGCTGCTCAGCTTGTTGGCTGCTCGAATGGAGGAGGCCGAGTCCCTCCCTGGTCCCCCTGTTAGctgataacagttctctctcctcagcttctgtcagtctcTCCCTTAAAATCTGCTGTCGCTATAACTCTCCTCAATACAACAACCCTTAAACCCTCTGTCAATAGAATCAGACAATCTCCAACTGATCTTCCCTCTCTAAAGTCCTTGCAGGTATTGCCACCTGACAAATCCATTCTTGTTCTTCCCGGATATCCATATCTGAATTTCCCTAATCATGTTCCACTCAGTGGTAGATGCAAAACGGCTAGTCATATATTTCCAGGTCCTGCGCAAGGTGATCTAGGGTCCTTGGGCGCTCTGCAAGGGTGTACGGGGTCCCAAGGGCTCTGCATGAGGTCTTGCGATCCCCAGGGACTCCGCATGCGCGTCTCCAGAGACTCTACAAGGGCTTCTGGGGTACCTCGGGCTCTGCAAAGGGAGGAGGTTAGGGTTTGGgatatggtgggggtgggggggggggtgggggtggggggaggcgttgGTTTAGGATTGGAAAGTTTTGCTAGGTCTCTTTGCTGctgtactcagtcaaatgcagccttgatgtcaagggcagtcgttctcacctcgcctcttgaggtctgctctttctgtccatgtttgaaccaagtctgtaatcagGTCAgcagctcagtggccctggcgaaacccaaactgagcatcactgagcagcttattgctaaacaagtgcagctggatagcactgtcaacgacaccttccattactttcctgatgatgagtgtagactgatggggcagtcatTGGCCGGGGCGGGCTTGTCCTGCGATTTGTGTaaagcacatacctgggcaatttctcacattgccggatagatgccagtgttgtagctgcattggaacagcttggttaggcatACGACAGGTTCTGggtcacaggtcttcagtactattgccagaatgttgtcagggcccgtggcatttgcagtatccaatgccttcagtcttgaCGTCAAGTAGagtgtatcgaattggctgaagactggcatctgtgatgctggggatttcaggtggagggcaagatggatcatccactcggcacttccggctgatgattgttgcaaatgcttcagccttctcttttgcactgatgtactgggctctcccatcattgaggatagggatattggcAGAAACacgtcctccagttggttgtttaattgtccaccacaattcacaactggatgtggcagtacaGAAGAACTTCGATCTGAacgattggttatgggatcgcttagctctgtccatcacatgcAGTTTATGCAGAATGGCACACAAGTTGTTCTGGgtagtggcttcaccaggttgacacttcattttaaggtatgcctggtgctgctcctggcatgccctcctgcaatcttcattgaaacagggatggtctcctgacttgatggtaatggcagagtgggggatatgcgtgaccatgaggttacagattgtagttgagtacaactgctactggtgatggcccacagcgccgcgtgaatgcccagttttacattgcttgatctgttcaaaatctatcacatccagtacggtggtagtgccacacaatacgatggagcgtATCCTCAAAGGGACGTTGTCTACAgatggactgtgcggtggtcactcctaccaatattgcaatgtacagatgcatctgccgcatgcagattggtgaggaccagatcaagcatgtttttccctcttgttggttccctcaccaactgccacagatccagtctagcagctatgtcgttcaggactcggccagctcggtcagtagtggtgctaccgggcctgtcttggtgatggatattgaagaccACCAATCAGTAtgtattctgcacccttgccaccctcagtgcttactgcaagtagAGTTCAATGTGGAGGCATagcaattcatcagctgagggagggtggagttggtaatcagcaggaggtttccttgtccatgtttgatctgatgtcatgagacttcatggggtctggagtcgatgttgacgactcccagggcagcttCCTCCCGAcggtgtaccactgtgccgccacatatgctgggtctgtcctgctggtgggacaggacatacccggggatggtgatggcgatgTCTGGGTTATTTTCTgtaaggtattgttttggtgagtatgactatgtcagcctgttgcatgactcgtctgtgggataaaccacaatctacaaggcactagtcaggagtgtgttggaacactctccacttgcctggttgggtgcagctccaacaacactcaagaagctcgacatcagctaggacaaagcagcccacttgattggcacctcatacgcaaacattcactccctccaccaccgacgcacagcggcaacattgtgtcccatctacaagatgcactgcagcaacgcaccatggctcctgagactgcaccttccaaacccacgacttctaccagctagaaggacgagggcaacagatgcatggaaacgccaccacctgcaagttcccctcaaagctatacaccatcctgacttccttcattggcgctgggtcaaaatccagcaactcccttcctaacagcactgttgctgtacctaccccagatggacctCAGCAGTGaaaaaagacagctcaccaccaccttctcaagggcacttagggatggcaataaatgctggcctggctagtgaaGCTCACATCCGACGAGCGAATAAAAACAATAAAAGATCATCATGATAGTTCTGCTCTTTTCAACACCTCATCCCCTACTGGGCAATCTGATGTCTTTCATTCTGACTTTTGCTGTCAGGACAATTAAGCAGGGTGAGCTATGAATGAAGGTAGCCCGTGGACAAGAACAAGCAATGTACCTGTCAGGAAGAGGCAAAACGCTCGGCACTCAGCAAATGCTGCAGTACTGTTATCCTCCCCATGTTGTGCAACCTTCCCTGTAGTCACATGCAAAGCTCATAAAGGTGATTGGAATGGAACACTCCCCTTGGCAGAACGCAAGagttcattgaccctcttcctgcactgggccCAATTACACAGGGTGACTACACAGCTACTAGCATCCTTTGTGAACTCCatacaggcttgcttggtcaggtgggaggacctcttttcCCCATCACGGGGAAAGAGAACCTcctacctttcccttgcagcctggaggagaatctgcagtggGTGCATCACAGACCCATTTTTATTACATCATCGTTTGCCTTCTCAGTGGTGTAAGTGACGGCCAAGCAACCAGTCAGACAAAGTTGTAGGCTGTGCCAAGCAGATACTGAATCTAAGGTAGGAGTGAATGCGAGCTGGCAAATCTTTCAATATGGCGCCAGCACGTTCTCTGGAGTCATCGGAGGCAGGAATCAATGACACGCCTCCCACCCGCACCACGTGCCTCGTGACCCGGGCCTCCACTCTGAAAATCCGACTGAAGACTGACCACACAGGACAGCAACCCGCTCCACCCCCTCTTCCTCTTAGCAGCAAACTCATCAATCATATCTCAGTATCCGCTCAGGTGGTCCTGAGTGAAGGGGTCCTGGATGCTTCCTCCCTGTTTGCTCCTCCAAACTTGTGAACTACGTCCcctttctgctgcctctgctccatttccaaATCGTGTTGCACCCCAAAGAGGTGCTGCAGCTAAAGCCCCAGTTACTGAAGCAGACTCTCTCCTGACAGGGCTTCAAACTCCTTTCACCTCCTCGTCagggtccagcaccactcccttcaaAATCCAAAAAGTTAGCAAAATGCCTCTAATAACAATCAACATAGAACATCTACTAACTCCGGAGCAGAAAAGTAAGTCAAGACGACATCACCTAGAAGTTGGATGGTTTTCCCTTTATATAATGCTCGTTTTGGGGGAGGGGCACtgacgggggtgggggatggggttggggtcCCTCATACAATTGAACGCAGGTTCAGTTTATAAGACAAAATTAGTTAGATGTGCGAGGACATAAATGGCAAACTGTGCATCAAAATCAGCATTTGTGGCTGTTTGACCTCATGAACATGCTTCCGACAAACCCACACGAGCATACTGTCAGTCAGAACTTCCACAACCCCGTAACCAGCCGTGGTACAGAGCCCAGTTTCACAGCTCTCTGCGTTTATTAACACTTCTCTGGAATTCAGCGTGTCCAACACTGCCAGCTGCACTTTATAGGCCCCACTCAGACGGGCTCAGAGGAGGGGTATGCACAGAATTGCCATGGACGGCAAGGGATGCAGGGCTTCCCCAGCGCAATGCATTTTTTACGGCGCAGGATATGCCGAAGAAGGCCATCCCGCTGAGAGGCCAATTGAATCCCTCAGCCACCAATGGGATTTAACCAGTGGGGGGCCTCAGTAAAACGAGGCGACTTCCCTGCAGGTTTGGCGGCCCATCCTCCGTGGGTAATCAGTGGCCCATGGCGGGCCCACACTGGGAAATCTTTCACCTCCCTGAAGTCCCCTCACCCTGCACTAAACGTCCACCCTCCACCACGCACCCCACACCAGGAGCTTCCGGAAGTGCCCTGCTCATCCTGCCTCACTCACCTGAGGTCCAGGTTTCAACACTGGGCCTGGGCCAAGgcgtctgcagtaccagcagtggcctttGTTCCCAGTGACACTGCAAATATCACTGAGTGTCTATTCATTCCAACGCCAGGAGGTCCGGCATCTGCATATAATTCagccaagttttttacacagaaattggtgagtgcctggaacatgctggcagggaaggtggtggaagcagataccatagcgacgtttaagagacatcttgacaaatataataataggaagggaatagagggatatgggcccggaagtgaagaaggtgtttgttttggcaggcatcaagatcggtgtaggcttggaggaccgaatggcctgttcctgtgctgtgctgttctttgttctttgatgttccCCTGGTCTGTCAGATCAGGAAACGCTTTCATGTAACTCACTGTGTCCAGCAGTGTGAGGCGTCCCCTActctgtcagctctctgtgtttagaaACAATTCAGTATATTTTACTATGTCGAACACAGTGAGCCCTCCACTGGTCTGTTAGCTCTCCGTGTGGTGCTAAACTCTTCGGTGTATTTCATTTTGACAAGCAGTATGATGCTTTTGATGATCGCCCTGTTtgtgtatggtagcatagtggttatgttactaggttAGTAATTTACATGTCTAGACTCATGATCTGGAAACTTAAATTGAAATCCCATCACAGCTGCTGGAGAATGTAAATTCTGCtcattcaataaatctggaataaaatgttaaTCGTTTTAACAGTGGTTATGAAACAATTGATTTTTTGTAAAAACTcttctgcttcacgaatgtcctttgaggaaggaaatctgccatccttacccggtctgacctacatgggactccagtaccagaacaatgtggttgactgttaactactctgtgaaatggccgagcaagccactcagttgtactgacAGTATCTACTTCTCAGGGTTACTGAGGGATGGGTAATCAATACTGTCCTTAACAGcagcactcacatcccatgaatgaattaaacgaATCAGTCGGGGCTAGAAGCTGGTGTGTCGGGGTTTTGGTGGTGATTTGTGACCTGCCCGTGTTGTTTCCGACTGTAACATGTATAATTGTTCCCCCACCTCATTTCCATTCTAGTATTGCGGCCCCGAGTGGAACCCGTGCTGCATTCCACTCTGAAAAGCTGCTTGCTGCCTCTGTACACCGCAGTGGCCACCTAACGGCCAGTTCAAGGCTTTCGTATGCCCCCACACGGACTTTACGTGTGGCAAACGGGCATCCAGAAACTGAGAGAAGTCGCCTGGGAAAACCAGGCAGCCGCCGATCGACCCGGGGATGGGGCCCTGATGGAGGTCCGACCCCGCTAATCCAACCACCCCGAGCACCTAACATGCCCTTCTTAGCATTGTCTCACTAGGCCCCTACCGATTACCGGCAAGGCaacaaaacttacctttcctcccagctccatgtcttcttctatcttcggctgggctgcagtcccagcagtggccaccactcccggtgacgctgatggggctaagagctgccggcccgctgattggccggcagctcagtgaggcgggacttcctccctcaagcgggtagcAGTCCcgtcttggaacaattaaagcctggggacccgtaaaataagaACCAGATCCCCAGGTGAAGTAGAAGCGGGTTTACTACCAACTTTCACTGCGGTGGCCAGCTCACACCCACCAACTGAAAAATTGTGTCCACAGTCCCTTTAAAAGGGAAGCCACAGAAATGAAATGCAGACTGCTGGATAATCACTGTGAATGATTCAGGCTGAAGAGAGATATCAAAGTTCACCAAGAATAGGGTTCCCCGATTCTGTGACACTGCCCTGGAGGCATTGGTGACACAATTGGAGACCTATGGAGATGTCATGTTTGCGACAGGGGGCAGGAAACATTTGAGGCAGATCTTCAGAATGGAATGGGAGTGAGTGACCAGTGTGGGCTGGgggctggggggcggggggtggggggtggtcaatGCCTAGAATGTGGCTCGCAGAACATGGCAGCAGTGCTGGCAAAATCTTCCTGACTTCACTCGGGTGGTCAAGGTGAGTAAATTCATGAGCACATCACATCTCAGAGGAAGCCCAGCACCCAgctttcacactgctcaatgtaccacacctctATCACacgcccagcagcactccctgacactcaggacacctttggttcttttgccattcgcctCAAATCTCTGTTCGCTGGGTCTTGACCTTTCCACCAATAGGAACGTTTTATTTTTATCTACTCTGTCTCGACGCTCAtagatttgaacacctctatcaaatctattacCTGTGATGGTAAAGTTTGACTCAGATGATCGTTTGGAAAACCTTTCCTACCattgacgttaaactgactggcctgccatCGTTTTGTTTATACTTACATGCCCTTTTTAACAAGggggtaacatttgcaatcctccagttctctggtaccatCTCTGAacctaaggaggattagaagattatggccagtgcatctgcaatttccactcttacttccttcATTATCCAGGGATGTTTccgatctggtcctggtgacttctcaaaattaaatacagccagccattctaatacctcctcttttttaaacaaaatcaatttttagcccatccagtgtctcgacTCACTCACTTTCATGCTTTATGAGTATTATATATTGTTATAATTCGGTTGATAGTGCACGATTACTAattcatttgaaaaggggtccttcaccaAGTTTGAGAGCCACTGCTGCAgccaacagacttgaggggctgattggcctgctCCCTTTCTcgtgtaacagattcgaggggctgaatggtctcttcctgttcctgtttaTATTTTCTAGGCAGAAGGGGCTGAACGACtgaagttggcaaatgtaacactgttattcaagaaaggagagagagagaaaacagggaactacagcctAGCATcattcattgggaaaatgctggaatctcttattaaggatgtcttaacaaCACACTTAGAAAATCCTAATCTTATCAGACAGAATCAGCTTGGTTTTACAAACGGGAAATCATATTTGAGACCTTCttctttagagttttttgaggatgtaactaacagggcAGATAAAGGGACATACACTGATATAGTATGCTTGGATTTCgaaaaggcattttataaggtgccacacgaaatgTTATTCTGCAAAATAAGGCttgatggagttggggtaatatattagcaaggatGCAGAATTGATGAATGAACAGTTAGCAGAGAGTAGGGATGattggggtattttcaagttggcaaactgtaactagtggagtgccgtgaGGTTCAGCGCTggaacctcagctatttacaatctatattggtgATGTggacaaagagaccaagagtaatgtatctaagtttgctgatgctacaaagcgtggtgggagtgtgagctgtgaggaggccacaaagaggctgcaaagagacacagacaggcGCAGTGAGGGGAAAACTGTGAAGGAATCCGGCCACATTGAGAGGTGAAATAGTTAAAAGGCTTATCTTCCCATGAACGaagaaattaaaaattaaaaaatgtTCATCTTCCTAAAAGATTAAAGCAGTTAATCTGTATCAAACAAAATGAACATGAGCCTCTGAGTGAAAAACACGTCTCATTTTAGAACCATAAAAGGCAGCTTTTGATAGGAGGCATTTGCTCATTATATCACGAACATCACCACATGGGAAAACcttgataacatagttttgcaaactaTCATTAAAGCTACCTTTGGGTAGGAGTTAATAAGATGTTTTTATGCTGATAGGTTTAAatcacagtcaactgaatttttgacaaaactAACCAAATCCCAAAAACTGCATTATGAGATTGAAATACAGTTAGATGACTATTGGTAAACTAGGCTTGCAGTTTGTCTTTCCTAGGAATCAAAGAGGGTGGAtcttacctagaaattaacagttatgcagccttatttgggaaataactgGTGGCAACCTTACTTAAAGTTGAGTTAACACCTCGCTttataaaaaaaatgtttttcaacTTGAAAAACGCTATAAACCTTTGAAGCAGGCATTAGATTTTTTGATTCAGTGGACTCTCATCAACGTCTGTCCCAGTAAGGTTACGACTATTCGAGTGAGGCGATGACAATTGTCCCTTTCACTAAGACAGAGGTATGTCGCTAACTCTGAAGTCTTGTACTCAGGGGTTTAACATACAACATatgttactgtaacaatatttgtattgaaaaattggattctctactggAAACAAGAGTGTTCTTTCCGAGGATTATTATTGTTGTGATGAACTGTCTCACCAACTGTAAATTGCATGTTTCTTTTTGTAAAAGCTTTGATAAAATTAGAATGCATATTGTCACACATGATCTTCCAGAACAACAGAATTGAGCAAATCTGAGCTGACCATCAACTTATACCAATCCTATTTTCCCTCTCTCATTTCCACTTTCCCCCTACCTACACTATGGACAATTATTTTtgtgataatggccaatttatctttcAACCCACACATCTTTCACACATGGGAGGAAACCAAAACACTCAAAGGGAACCCATGCAGTCATagtgagaacttacaaactctgcacaggcagcatcCAGAATCGAATGCGAGTTACTGGAGCTATGAaagtgcagtgctaaccactacgccactgtgtctTCTGCAAGAAAAACTTGTAAACCCATTTCTGCACATgtttggtggggaggtacattactgaggagaaaCTCCCAGGCCCTCATAATATCTGGGTTATGGTAAGCTGGCTGAAaattgttaaaaaggctatctggaggatggtaatattctcagctggttgatTTCCTTCTTTTTGAGGGGGAGGGGTTAAATTACTCCTTTAGAACCATTGAAGCTTCTTTAGGATCTGACTTTCTCAAGCTGAATTTGAGAGTGCTCAGCTGAGAAGTATGCCTGATCCAGGATAGCCCCCAAAAGGGACGAGCATTATAATCCATCACacaacaaggtggcaaatggagtatcatttGGGGAAATGTGAGTTTCTTCAGTTTGGCagtaagaatacaaaagcagaTTTTTTGAAAAGACGTGAAACTTCTCAATGCTGGTGTGCAGagtgacttgggtgtacttgtacaagcaaCATGGAAATtgagcatgcaattaggaaggcaaatggtgtatgggcctttattgcaaagggattggagggcAAGAATACgtaagtcaaagaacaaagaatagtacagcacagtaacaggccattacgggatttagatgtttcagtaagaacagagaagatggtaaaagagagggggggggggggtgtggcattgttaatcaaggagagtattacagcgacagaaaggacgtttgaggactcgtctaccgaggtagtatgggccgaggttagaagcaggagaggtgaggttaccctgttgggagtcttttatagacctccgaatagttccagagatgtgtaggaaaggatagcaaagatgattctcgacaggggcgagagtaacagggtagttgttatgggggactttaactttccaaatatcgactggaaatactatagttcgagtactttagatgggtcagtttttgtccagtgtgtgcaggagggttttctgacacagtatgtagacaggccaaccaggggcgatgccacattggatttggtactgggaaatgaacccggccaggtgttagatttagatgtaggtgagcactttggtga
This genomic interval from Heterodontus francisci isolate sHetFra1 chromosome 21, sHetFra1.hap1, whole genome shotgun sequence contains the following:
- the LOC137381113 gene encoding G-protein coupled estrogen receptor 1-like codes for the protein MVAMATADLLVIITDVIMWRISYYYFPESFLNITPVCSVVAALGYGASDCSVWFTVAFSFDRFVAIRCQKLKTKYCTEKTAAVVPATICILLCLENIPFCFSFEPGAIIDNVPWGCYVMSSYYTEPGWVGFDWFDTVLTPFLPFILILLLNALTVRHILVASRVRKGLRGQSKGVNRSDTEMESRRKSVILLFTISGSFILLWLMYVIYFSICNITGINLEDDTHPFYIYGHIGMMLQLLSCCTNTFIYGVTQSKFREQVKNAMKYPLESIIQLIKKQNN